In Brassica napus cultivar Da-Ae chromosome A3, Da-Ae, whole genome shotgun sequence, the sequence ttaaaggtagatctattatttttagatatgtatttttgtgtgttctataaaggtagatttatctaatcttccattcattttttctgtttttaagccatttgaacgtttttgaatatgcaggtttttcagatctggatttaatatgcaggtttttcagatctggaagacttttgggacgacttacttgttagtcgtctggaagtcgtctggaagtcgtctggacttcctaaaagtcgtctggacttcctgtaaagtcatctggaagtcgtctggaagtcgtctggacttcctgtaaagtcgtctggacttcctgtaaagtcgtctggaagtcgtctggacttcctgtaaagtcgtctggacttcctgtaaagtcgtctggaagtcgtctggacttcctaaaagtcgtctgaacttcctggaagtcgtctggacttcttagaagtcatctggacttcttaaaagttgtctggtcttgtctactcatctactcaagttgtctggtcttgtctactcatcTACTCAAgttgtgaattgcatgtatactcttttagttgtgaattttttgtaaaatcagtaataatattttccaagatgtattaaatgtgctaacaatgtgtttacacatttacaaatcaatgaaataatagacttcagtagcctttttcttatctttggatctctcatatgcaataataaactccaatggcctttttctcatcataataaacaagaatgttggtaagagatggaaacaaacaatagtaactagtcaaagcatatcatattttttataagtttgcattgaaaaacttagtcaaatttagtaaaactaagggagagaacatattttgtaaatatgagttttacatatcttgaagttacttatcattcttaaaaatacaagttattcaaaaactaacgtagaagacttaaaaactagtggagaagacgcggacgacttcaatctaagttgtttagacgactaaactatatgtcgtctggtcaacgcagaggttatttttgcaattgactttgaaatctgttatttcggacgactgaaagttaagtcgtctactattgtttggttaaaaaaaaaactccaaaaaagctagacgacttacatttcagtcgtcagaggttagttttgcatttgactggattatttcagaagtttgactttttggacgacttacatttcagtcgtctagtgaaaattaaaataataatatttttttaaaagtagacgacttaaagttaagtcgtcgtaggttagttttgcaattgaaaaaaaaaacttcaagatttaattatatacagacgacttataattcagtcgtccacgagacgactgaaatgtaagtcgtctaggatttacgaggtttgaccagaatctcggaaaaaagtcctggacgacttacaattaagtcgtctggtggacgactgaattataagtcgtctgtgtataattaaatcttgaagttttttttttcaattgcaaaactaacctatgacgacttaactttaagtcgtctacttttaaaaaaatattattattttaattttcgccagacaactgaaatgtaagtcgtctggggaagtcaaacttctgaaattatccagtcaaatgcaaaactaacctatgacgactgaaatgtaagtcgtctaggttctttggaattttttttgaatccaaacaatagtagacgacttaactttcagtcgtctcaggttacagatttcaaagtcaattgtaaaaataacctctgcgttgaccagacgacttccaggtaagtcgtctacagccagacgactgaaaggtaagtcgtctacagccagacgacttcccaagtaagtcgtctgacgaacagatctggaaaaaaactcgatgtcataccttaaattggtgagataagttccttagcatacataaggcttctccaagcacacagaatcacaaacgaaagtcacccacccataattgttagcttctatgactctatgaaccataaaaaatttagaatcaaaatcttgggtttttttagctcattgtggagagaaattgagagatatgttgtgtttagttcacaagaatggaaaaagaagaagggtaaatcgattttgggagcattaagagcttcaaattggttgttcatggtggttgtggtattgatgacaatggcaatcttgtaattacttgaagatgatgagggtgagagagtaaaaatgtcattttcgaaaaaaaaaaaaaaaaaaaattgatggcattttcgtaaattatatgaacttgtggggtgaatagggcaaaaccaattttcaaaaaaaagggaggttagttttgtgtttgactttaagttgtaggtcaattttgcaaaaatccctATTTACTAAATGAAAAGTAACTATAATAACAAGGAGAAGATTAGTGATTTGTTTGAAACTACAGTAgtaaggatatatatatatatatatatatatatatatatatatatatatggtcatGACTACATAGTAATACGTGGAAGTCTTTTTGGTCCAGTGGTTTGACCAAAAATTCATTAATACTTTTATATCAGGAAGTTTAAGTTTCAATTCCCGGAGAATGCGGAATTATacgaattaaaagaaaaaaagtttcagGCGATAGATTCAAAAGTGAATCTTCATATGCGGtaggtagaattgtcggcttaaaaaaaaaagactacatAGTAACTTTAAGAGATCTGGTAGGCTAACATATACcccttttttttcaaatcactCACCCATTTTCCCcctttattatttgtattttttataaaattcagTCTTTCTAAAGATTTAATTGCTTTCAAAAGTAGCAAGTTTGGTATACCATTCcataatttgaaagaattttCATTTGTTCTTTCTTCCCAAATATTGTCACTGAATATATCTTTGGACTTTTAATGTTAATGACAGGCtactcaaattatccttcgaAATTGTTTTTGTTCTTCAACTCCAATTACCTCATCATGTAGCGAGTGATAAAATCATATAGcgaatttctttttgttttctttactaTTGGTAGAAATTCTCTTATTATTCATAGATTCATTTTtggaaataaaattttcaacatTGCActgtaaataattttaattaaaatgttgtagaacttgaaaaatataaaacaaaatccaGCAGTATAAGCATGTAAGGGCTCATACCGTCATACGTAATCTCATTCACCATACTAACTACAATTAAGATTTGTTAATTAAAAGTAACAGTAATCTATATATtagttcaaattttaaaattgtcaaGATAACTAAATTTGTCAAACCTGCAGGTTTTACTTATGTTGGTCCAGTCTCAATATGTTTGAAATGGATTaattcctctcttttttttgttcttcccATACATTGTGAATGAATCCATCCTCATGATCATGGTGATAAGGCAATGGTAACAATCCATTTTATCATTTACACTCACTTTGTGTTGAATCAAATGTGGCTCGCTTACCATCATTAGTGACAAATCTCATTACAAGAGTTCATTAAGCAAACCACAGAGAATCTAATAACTTTCAGCATATATCGTAGCAATAGAACCTGCAGGCATTGTGACAAATCTAACGAAGCCAGTACAAGAATGCACCAACGTTGCGTCCACGCAAGAGATGAACGTAGGGCCTGAGCTTATTCGCCAAATCCCAAAACAAATCGATCCTATTACTCTCCTGCATCACTCTCAGTGCCTTCACCAACACGTAATTCCCGTAATCACTCCTCGCCAGCCTCACCAATCTCTCTTCATCACACCGCACCAACTCTCTCACAACCATAACCGCCTCCTCCTCTGTATCCAAAAGCTTCTGCACGACAAAGCTTCCAAACTTCGTAAACGAGAGGCCAAAGCAACACCCCCTGAGGCTAACTGCAACGTTATGCGTGCAACGCAAGTCATTCAGTCGAAGCACGTGTTGGACCACGTAGTTCCCATGAGCATCGTAGCTTAAGTAGAGAGCGTTCCGCGCGACTATGTCCAAGAGCTGGTCTCTGTAGAAAAAATGGCCCAAGCTGGACCAGACGTTTATGATTTCTTTCAGCACGGCGTAGCCGCTTCGGTCACACGCCAGGGGAATCGCGTGGTGGCGAACGTAGCTGCACATTTCTGTCTTCTTCTCCTCGCTGAAAACTCGCATCCCTTGCATCGCAACGCGGGACGCCTCATAGTCGGTCATGATGTGGTCGAAGCGGCTCAAGATAGCGTTAAAGAAGTAGGTGTCCAAGTCGTCTGTTCTTCCGAGTAGCTCCTGTATGCGGTTGGAGCCGTTCTTGTTTCTTGCCATCTCCAAGAAACGATCGAGATCTGACGTCAGAAACAAGGCCATCCTCCGAAGATCGCTTCTTGAGACCACCTCTCTAAACTGAGCCGCACCGTTTTCTTCGCTGCTAGTCATTAAGTTGAACAACGTGTTCCTTTCTTGAGGAGTCAAGGCGGCGGAGGAGCGAATTGAGTTGAGTAAAGACTGATTATCTTCAGTAAGATTGACTCTGTTTGGTGCGGTGAATCTTGCAGGAGGGATATTGGCGGTGGGGATTTCACGTGGAGGTGGAGGGACCACCGGAGACGCTCGTTCGATTGATGCTCCTGCGGCGGTAGGACGGAGATCGCCACCGTTTGCCATTATATACGTTAACTCTTTGCTCTTTGTCTTGGAAGGATCGATAAAGAAAGGGCTTTGGTTGTGTGATTGGAGAGAATGAGAAAGTGTTGGAGATATGTCGAGTGATGAATGATGATGCCTATTTATACGAACGTAATTAAATACATATACATGGTGACGTTGCTGGAGTATTCTTTTCCGTTTCATAGAATCTAATCTTATCACTTTGATTtcgatttttttaatgttaggTTGGTTATATTGTTACTACTTTGAAAAATTTCACTCATCTTCCTCTCCCTTTATAATTCACGTTAGAAGACATGCATGCACCACTACTAAGTTTTTGTTAAATAACGCCTCTACTAGctattgattattattttaaaaaataaaataaaattgtaatgtGAGTATTGAGGATAAATTGGGTTATTGAATAACAAGATGACGCGTGCAGCTGTTGAAACcatgaaaaaaattaatggaaATACTTATGTTTGAAATGATTTgtttcctctcttctttttGTTCTTCTCATACATTTGTGAATGACTGAATCCACAAACAAGTTTTTTGGTTCATCCTCATGATCATGGTCATCAGGCAATGCTACTAATCCATTTACACTTATACTTTGTGTTGTGTTGAATCGAATGTGGATCGCTTAAACCATTATTAGTAACAAATCTTATTACAAGAGTTCATTAAGAAACCATAGAATCTGACAACTTTCAGTATATATGTATCATAGCAatcttttgaaacaaaaaactaaTTGTAAAGGCTAAAGCCTGTCCAAGAATGCTCGAACGCGTCCATGAAACCCACCCAAGTGATGAACAAAGGGCATGAGCTTAtccaccaaaaccccaaaaagatCCCTCCTATACATCTCCCGCGTCACTCTCAGTGCCTTCAACACCACGAAACTCCCAAACTCATTCCTCGCCAGCAACGCTAACTCCTCTCCATTACACCCCCACAAAAGCT encodes:
- the LOC106443272 gene encoding putative pumilio homolog 19; its protein translation is MKRKRILQQRHHVYVFNYVRINRHHHSSLDISPTLSHSLQSHNQSPFFIDPSKTKSKELTYIMANGGDLRPTAAGASIERASPVVPPPPREIPTANIPPARFTAPNRVNLTEDNQSLLNSIRSSAALTPQERNTLFNLMTSSEENGAAQFREVVSRSDLRRMALFLTSDLDRFLEMARNKNGSNRIQELLGRTDDLDTYFFNAILSRFDHIMTDYEASRVAMQGMRVFSEEKKTEMCSYVRHHAIPLACDRSGYAVLKEIINVWSSLGHFFYRDQLLDIVARNALYLSYDAHGNYVVQHVLRLNDLRCTHNVAVSLRGCCFGLSFTKFGSFVVQKLLDTEEEAVMVVRELVRCDEERLVRLARSDYGNYVLVKALRVMQESNRIDLFWDLANKLRPYVHLLRGRNVGAFLYWLR